One region of Candidatus Methanoplasma cognatum genomic DNA includes:
- a CDS encoding phosphoserine phosphatase: MDEFEEEIQQVDSQEAQESASQNADALEEQAAVIETSAAETAEITPEEAVAEESAEIVEAAETVEAEAEEAAVVVEAAPEEMVAEETVAVETETEEATEVVEAAVAVEAAPEEMVAEETVAVETETEETAVAVEAAPENAVAEETAKVADVETETEAAPDGGDAPQEERQVSADELASLEQKRSILNNDAERHRRLRDELNNQTKEWKAKRDALNVRVRELVDEAGKCREDRDSFNQKVRETKVIRDEKNQRVTALKEQIAQLRPERPSEDKNEVNVKQLKKQLKDLEYRQQTESLGKDKENEIVKQISVIAKQIDEREKNLEQNGEIKEVILQLKEAKVQAETAHRQVSEHAEAAQSSHDKMLKLYEEADTLRKEADAAQAKFIECKQAADEEHKKHIEQIKSVHEMDKDVAGIRNKKTAAKKKRVDSEYKKEAKDIFERFKAGEKLSTENLMALQKSGYL; the protein is encoded by the coding sequence ATGGATGAATTTGAGGAGGAAATACAACAGGTTGATTCTCAGGAAGCACAGGAGTCAGCGTCACAGAACGCTGACGCTCTTGAAGAACAGGCAGCAGTGATCGAAACGTCTGCAGCGGAGACCGCGGAAATAACACCTGAAGAAGCAGTAGCTGAGGAATCGGCGGAGATCGTGGAAGCAGCGGAGACTGTAGAAGCGGAAGCTGAAGAAGCAGCAGTGGTTGTTGAAGCAGCGCCCGAAGAGATGGTAGCTGAAGAAACGGTGGCTGTAGAAACAGAGACTGAAGAAGCAACGGAAGTTGTGGAAGCAGCAGTGGCAGTTGAAGCAGCGCCCGAAGAGATGGTAGCTGAAGAAACGGTGGCTGTAGAAACAGAGACTGAAGAAACAGCAGTGGCAGTTGAAGCAGCACCTGAAAATGCGGTAGCTGAAGAAACAGCAAAAGTAGCAGACGTAGAGACAGAGACCGAAGCGGCCCCCGACGGAGGAGACGCGCCCCAGGAAGAGAGGCAGGTGTCTGCGGACGAACTCGCGAGCCTTGAACAAAAACGCAGCATTCTTAATAACGACGCCGAAAGGCACAGGCGCCTCCGGGACGAACTGAATAACCAGACCAAGGAATGGAAAGCGAAGAGGGACGCCCTGAACGTCAGGGTCCGCGAGCTTGTAGATGAGGCTGGAAAATGCAGGGAGGACAGGGACTCTTTCAACCAGAAAGTGAGAGAGACCAAGGTCATCAGGGATGAGAAGAACCAGAGAGTAACCGCTCTGAAAGAACAGATCGCCCAGTTGAGACCCGAGAGGCCGAGCGAGGATAAGAATGAGGTCAATGTGAAACAACTCAAGAAGCAGCTTAAAGACCTGGAGTATAGACAACAGACGGAATCCCTCGGCAAAGATAAAGAGAACGAGATCGTCAAACAGATATCTGTCATCGCAAAACAAATAGACGAAAGAGAGAAGAACCTTGAGCAGAACGGAGAGATCAAAGAGGTCATACTGCAGCTCAAGGAAGCAAAAGTGCAGGCGGAGACCGCCCACCGTCAGGTGTCAGAGCACGCCGAGGCCGCTCAGTCCTCGCACGACAAGATGCTGAAGCTTTACGAAGAGGCGGATACGCTGAGAAAAGAAGCGGATGCGGCTCAGGCAAAGTTCATCGAGTGCAAACAGGCTGCCGATGAGGAGCACAAGAAGCACATCGAGCAGATCAAATCCGTCCACGAAATGGATAAGGATGTCGCCGGAATAAGGAACAAAAAGACCGCTGCAAAGAAGAAGAGAGTGGACTCCGAATACAAGAAGGAGGCAAAGGACATCTTCGAGCGTTTCAAAGCGGGAGAGAAGCTCAGCACAGAGAACCTGATGGCTCTTCAGAAATCCGGTTACCTTTAA
- a CDS encoding signal recognition particle protein Srp54 — protein MVLDGLGKSLRDVIARIGSSSVIDEELIREISKELQRALLQADVNVQLVLEITNRIQERALNEKPPAGKSTKDHIIQIIYKEMVSLLDNGEGLPLKPQTIMMVGLYGQGKTTTTGKLALYLSKKGFSVGLIGADVYRPGALDQLQQLGEKVNVEVYGEPGNTNAAEIVKNGKAKFSDKKIVIIDTSGRHALEDDLIKELKDIAEVSKPDERVLVLDSQVGQQAGPQADAFHKAVGVTGVILTKMDGTAKGGGALSAVAKTEARIIFIGTGEHIRDLEPFNADRFISRLLGMGDLASLVRMAKDEIGDDEVMEQLARNMMSGRFTLSDMYQQMAAVTKMGPLQKVMSMIPGFSNMGDRIDYEESQKRLSKFRVIMDSMTKEEKDEPNLIKGKRIERIAKGAGVPTHDVRELLKQYNQSKKMMGSFGKDRKLRKQLMKQMGNIDMDDLEDAQ, from the coding sequence ATGGTTCTGGATGGATTGGGAAAATCTCTTAGGGATGTGATCGCGCGCATAGGAAGTTCTTCCGTTATCGACGAGGAACTCATCAGAGAGATATCAAAAGAGCTTCAGCGCGCTCTGCTGCAAGCGGATGTCAATGTCCAACTGGTTCTGGAGATCACTAACCGGATCCAGGAGCGCGCTTTGAACGAGAAGCCTCCTGCAGGGAAGAGCACAAAGGACCACATCATCCAAATAATCTACAAAGAGATGGTATCCCTTCTCGACAACGGCGAAGGTCTGCCCCTGAAGCCGCAGACCATCATGATGGTGGGTCTCTACGGCCAAGGAAAGACCACTACCACCGGAAAACTCGCCCTGTATCTTTCTAAGAAAGGATTCAGCGTGGGGCTCATAGGCGCCGATGTCTACAGGCCAGGCGCTTTGGACCAGCTCCAGCAGCTGGGAGAGAAGGTCAATGTGGAGGTCTACGGCGAACCCGGGAACACCAACGCGGCGGAGATCGTGAAGAACGGGAAGGCGAAGTTCTCTGACAAGAAGATAGTGATCATCGACACCTCCGGGCGGCATGCACTGGAGGACGACCTCATTAAAGAACTGAAAGACATCGCAGAGGTATCGAAACCCGATGAGAGGGTATTGGTCCTGGATTCACAGGTGGGGCAGCAGGCGGGGCCGCAGGCGGACGCTTTCCACAAGGCGGTCGGCGTGACCGGGGTCATCCTGACGAAAATGGACGGCACCGCAAAGGGCGGCGGCGCTTTATCCGCCGTTGCAAAGACCGAAGCAAGAATAATATTCATCGGTACCGGGGAGCATATACGCGACCTCGAACCATTCAATGCCGACAGATTCATATCTAGGCTGTTGGGAATGGGTGACCTCGCTTCTTTGGTGAGAATGGCAAAGGACGAGATAGGCGACGATGAGGTGATGGAGCAGCTTGCGAGGAACATGATGTCAGGAAGGTTCACCCTCTCGGACATGTATCAGCAGATGGCCGCCGTCACCAAGATGGGGCCGCTCCAGAAGGTCATGTCCATGATACCGGGTTTCAGCAATATGGGGGACAGGATCGACTACGAAGAATCTCAAAAGAGGCTCTCTAAATTCAGAGTGATAATGGATTCCATGACAAAGGAAGAAAAAGACGAACCCAACTTGATAAAGGGGAAACGCATAGAAAGAATCGCCAAGGGGGCCGGGGTCCCGACGCACGATGTCAGGGAACTCCTCAAGCAGTACAATCAGAGCAAAAAGATGATGGGCTCGTTCGGCAAAGACCGTAAACTGCGCAAACAGCTGATGAAGCAGATGGGAAACATAGATATGGACGACCTAGAGGACGCGCAGTGA
- the trmY gene encoding tRNA (pseudouridine(54)-N(1))-methyltransferase TrmY yields MRYFVIVGHKAVTTGDFKLDDIAGGAGRLDILVRCVNSAFFLSHDIRRDTELFLVLQGGYDPPKTVRFSGNELRYLNPDERSTSSLIRNALMKKIEGAETRSSPGISVSKMSFAEVIRMLSEKGKIVYLKEDGADVKDGRLPDDPVFVMSDNSDLTEDEERVLSEHCPEKVSVGPHSLHADHCIILIHNEIDRNHS; encoded by the coding sequence ATGAGATACTTTGTGATCGTCGGCCACAAGGCAGTGACCACCGGAGATTTCAAACTTGACGACATCGCCGGCGGCGCCGGAAGACTGGACATACTTGTGAGGTGCGTCAATTCAGCATTCTTCCTCAGCCATGACATAAGACGGGACACTGAACTGTTCCTTGTGCTTCAGGGAGGGTATGACCCCCCGAAGACAGTGAGGTTCTCCGGGAACGAACTGAGATACCTCAACCCGGACGAAAGGAGTACGTCATCTCTCATAAGGAACGCCCTCATGAAAAAGATAGAGGGGGCAGAGACGAGATCGTCGCCGGGGATATCCGTTTCCAAGATGTCCTTTGCAGAGGTGATAAGGATGCTCTCGGAAAAAGGGAAGATAGTCTACCTGAAAGAGGACGGGGCCGATGTAAAGGACGGCAGGCTGCCCGATGATCCCGTGTTCGTGATGAGCGACAATTCGGACCTGACGGAAGACGAGGAGCGTGTTCTGTCGGAGCATTGTCCCGAGAAGGTATCGGTCGGGCCTCACAGCCTCCATGCGGACCACTGCATCATACTGATCCACAACGAAATAGACAGAAACCACTCCTGA
- a CDS encoding ankyrin repeat domain-containing protein has translation MEFMKLRTAYNGAEYGRETLENILDMIRNMPDKKALFDGGNTLLHLASEMLHLSAVQYLLESGCDPNINNSSEKTPLMLVAGQKQLLLTRPAETAYKITMALLDAGANAAVKDKNGDLSYLVAAKAGNGEFIKALFDKGIRISRADERGNNGIHLLIESLYSHINNHRLAVERYKKSESAGASPETLEHYKHLVDEYGKKMDFYLNEAFVGVKALFDSGVDPDDKNSMGETAHVLAERRGAKKIGALLKGNLSDGGPNEELFAKAGGLTMVRAASGGDHEAIRALVGLGADVNALEDLYGYGERSPLAEACRNCDPGTARLLLELGADPGLKTGEGRTAITWLRGGKDPYSFSESHPSMIIDFMVASGMDINASVDDLSNTLLTWALRDSSDMETFSTRETLRWYVIKSAIGHNADVNKSNILGQTPVMLACAGNPSHGMRMADDIQILLLEKGAHAAAKDKDGNTPLIYAAGNSNAKAAKEMAENLFDFGDPQAGAVNNAGKSALDIAAEKNNDMLVKLLLSRM, from the coding sequence ATGGAATTTATGAAACTGCGGACAGCCTACAATGGCGCCGAATACGGCAGAGAAACACTGGAGAACATTCTTGATATGATCAGGAATATGCCGGATAAAAAAGCGCTTTTCGACGGCGGCAACACATTATTGCATCTGGCTTCCGAAATGTTACATCTTTCCGCTGTGCAGTACCTCCTGGAAAGCGGATGCGACCCGAACATCAACAATAGTTCTGAAAAGACTCCTCTGATGCTCGTCGCCGGGCAAAAACAACTTTTGCTCACACGCCCCGCCGAGACCGCATATAAGATAACCATGGCGCTGCTGGATGCGGGAGCGAACGCGGCTGTAAAAGACAAAAACGGCGATCTCTCTTATCTGGTCGCGGCGAAAGCAGGTAACGGCGAGTTCATCAAAGCGCTTTTCGACAAAGGCATACGCATCTCGAGAGCCGACGAGCGAGGGAATAATGGCATACATCTGCTCATCGAATCCTTATACAGTCACATTAACAATCACAGGCTCGCCGTCGAAAGATACAAAAAAAGCGAATCCGCGGGCGCATCGCCGGAGACGCTTGAACATTACAAACATCTGGTGGACGAATACGGCAAAAAAATGGATTTTTACCTAAATGAGGCATTCGTCGGCGTAAAAGCACTCTTCGACTCAGGCGTGGACCCCGATGACAAAAATAGCATGGGTGAGACCGCCCACGTTTTGGCGGAACGGCGCGGTGCGAAAAAGATCGGCGCCCTTCTGAAGGGAAACTTGAGCGACGGGGGGCCGAACGAGGAACTCTTTGCGAAAGCGGGGGGACTTACGATGGTCAGGGCCGCATCGGGAGGCGATCACGAAGCGATACGCGCGCTGGTCGGGCTCGGGGCCGACGTCAATGCATTAGAGGATCTGTATGGTTACGGAGAAAGATCGCCGCTCGCAGAGGCTTGCAGGAACTGCGACCCCGGAACGGCGCGGCTTCTGCTGGAACTTGGGGCAGACCCCGGCCTGAAGACAGGCGAGGGGCGAACCGCCATAACCTGGCTCAGAGGAGGGAAGGATCCTTACAGCTTCAGTGAAAGTCATCCCTCCATGATAATAGACTTTATGGTCGCTTCCGGAATGGACATCAACGCGTCCGTAGATGATCTGTCTAACACCCTGCTTACATGGGCCCTCCGCGACAGCAGCGACATGGAGACCTTCTCAACACGCGAGACCCTTCGCTGGTACGTTATAAAATCTGCGATCGGTCACAACGCCGACGTGAACAAGTCGAATATCCTGGGACAAACCCCCGTCATGCTCGCATGCGCCGGAAATCCCAGTCACGGTATGCGTATGGCAGATGATATCCAGATTCTGCTGCTTGAGAAGGGCGCACATGCCGCCGCCAAAGATAAAGACGGAAATACGCCGCTTATTTATGCGGCGGGCAACTCTAACGCAAAAGCCGCAAAAGAAATGGCGGAGAATCTTTTTGATTTCGGCGACCCGCAGGCCGGCGCTGTAAACAACGCAGGCAAGTCCGCGCTGGATATCGCAGCGGAAAAGAACAATGACATGCTTGTAAAACTGTTGCTCAGCAGAATGTGA
- the purB gene encoding adenylosuccinate lyase yields MDGSICPLDYRYGRIEMRGVFSEEGRILYQMKVEAALAKAHAAMGTIGKDEADEIARVASLDVVNIGRIKEIESETGHDVMALIRAMTEQCKGDAGKYVHLGATSNDIVDTASALQIKDALEIIQDDMDELLYTFARIAKKERDTLEIGRTHAQFAIPITFGFKIAGYIAEMIRHKERLFEIAPRACAGKMAGAVGTGAAFGKNFNTIQILVMRDLCLTYEPAATQVVGRDRYTELICLLANIATSLERYSTEVRNLQRSEIGEASEPFDAEKQVGSSTMAQKRNPIGSENVTGLARIVRGFVIPTFENQVLWHERDLSNSAAERFTIPHTFILLDEMLLKMNKIFSGLEVHADKMLENIESSKGLIMAEPVMMMLTTKGVGRQDAHEMVREASVAAVEGGVSLKEALLERADVREVVSEEEIASAMDPANYTGDAKEIVDKMVSAAEELLGRKV; encoded by the coding sequence ATGGATGGCTCTATTTGTCCCCTTGATTACAGGTACGGTCGCATCGAGATGAGAGGCGTCTTCTCCGAAGAAGGCCGCATCTTATATCAGATGAAAGTCGAAGCAGCTCTCGCAAAAGCGCATGCGGCAATGGGAACCATCGGTAAAGACGAGGCAGATGAGATCGCAAGGGTCGCATCGCTGGACGTCGTCAATATAGGCCGTATCAAAGAGATCGAAAGTGAGACCGGCCATGATGTCATGGCGTTGATCAGAGCGATGACCGAACAATGTAAAGGTGACGCGGGGAAATATGTGCATCTCGGCGCGACATCAAACGACATTGTCGATACTGCCTCCGCCCTTCAGATAAAGGATGCGCTGGAGATCATCCAGGACGACATGGACGAACTGCTGTATACGTTTGCGAGGATAGCTAAAAAAGAGAGGGATACGCTGGAGATCGGAAGAACGCACGCGCAGTTCGCGATCCCCATCACCTTCGGCTTCAAGATAGCGGGATACATCGCAGAGATGATCAGGCACAAGGAGAGACTCTTCGAGATCGCGCCCCGCGCCTGCGCCGGCAAGATGGCCGGAGCCGTGGGCACCGGCGCAGCCTTCGGCAAGAACTTCAATACGATCCAGATACTTGTGATGCGGGACCTTTGTCTTACATACGAACCGGCTGCGACGCAGGTGGTAGGCCGCGACAGATATACCGAACTTATCTGTCTTTTAGCAAACATAGCGACCTCTCTCGAAAGGTACAGCACAGAAGTTAGGAACCTTCAGAGGTCCGAGATAGGGGAGGCATCGGAGCCGTTCGACGCGGAGAAGCAGGTAGGAAGCTCGACAATGGCTCAAAAGAGGAATCCTATAGGCTCGGAGAACGTCACCGGGCTGGCAAGGATCGTCAGAGGGTTCGTCATACCCACTTTTGAGAACCAGGTGCTTTGGCACGAAAGAGATCTTTCGAACTCGGCCGCGGAGAGATTCACTATACCTCACACGTTCATACTTCTGGACGAGATGCTCCTGAAGATGAACAAGATCTTCTCAGGACTGGAGGTGCACGCCGATAAGATGCTGGAGAACATCGAATCATCCAAAGGTCTCATCATGGCCGAACCGGTGATGATGATGCTTACAACGAAGGGCGTCGGCAGGCAGGATGCGCACGAGATGGTAAGGGAGGCGTCAGTGGCCGCCGTCGAAGGGGGCGTCAGCCTAAAGGAGGCTCTTCTGGAAAGGGCGGACGTCAGGGAAGTGGTCTCGGAAGAAGAGATCGCTTCGGCGATGGATCCGGCTAACTACACGGGCGACGCGAAGGAGATCGTGGACAAAATGGTCTCAGCGGCGGAAGAACTGCTCGGCAGGAAGGTGTGA
- a CDS encoding transcriptional regulator has protein sequence MSAGEVEKELGIDRKEVDKAFKELKAEGAILSPVRCKWEPAKK, from the coding sequence ATGAGTGCGGGTGAAGTGGAGAAGGAGCTCGGCATAGACAGAAAAGAAGTCGACAAGGCCTTCAAAGAACTCAAAGCGGAAGGCGCAATACTCTCCCCTGTGCGCTGCAAATGGGAACCCGCCAAAAAGTGA
- a CDS encoding C-GCAxxG-C-C family protein, translated as MSDNVEKASELFGNGMYCSQAILGAFCERYGMDKETAFKIACGLNSGSRCAEICGAVSGAIMVIGLKYGNSKDTCNLRTEEFIERFREKHGEVTCRGLLGCDIFTPEGRAKAIDEDLFGTVCRGAVISAAQVLSDLGY; from the coding sequence ATGAGCGATAACGTCGAGAAAGCATCCGAGCTCTTTGGAAACGGGATGTACTGCTCCCAGGCGATATTGGGTGCTTTTTGTGAGAGATACGGGATGGATAAGGAAACCGCCTTCAAGATCGCGTGCGGATTGAACAGCGGATCCAGATGCGCCGAGATCTGCGGAGCGGTCTCCGGAGCGATAATGGTCATAGGCTTAAAATACGGTAACTCGAAGGACACATGCAACCTGAGAACGGAAGAGTTCATTGAGAGATTCAGAGAAAAGCACGGCGAAGTAACCTGCCGCGGCCTTCTGGGATGTGATATTTTCACACCCGAGGGAAGAGCTAAAGCCATTGATGAGGATCTTTTCGGGACTGTGTGCAGAGGTGCTGTCATCAGTGCGGCACAGGTACTCAGCGACCTCGGGTACTGA